Within Myceligenerans xiligouense, the genomic segment ACGAACCCTTCTTCGTGCAGTACCTGTACTTCCTCAAGGGCATCTTCACGTTCGACCTCGGGCCCGACTTCTCGGGGCGGCCCGTCGCCGAGACCATCGCGAACGCCTTTCCGGTGACGTTCCAGCTGGCGATCATGGCGCTCGTCATCGAGACCGTCTTCGGCATCGGCTTCGGCCTGATCGCCGGGATGCGCAAGGGCAAGTTCTTCGACTCGACCGTGCTCGTGTGGACCCTGCTGCTGATCGCCGTGCCCACCTTCGTGCTCGGCTTCGTGGCGCAGATCATCTTCGGCGTGCAGCTCGGCTGGCTCCCGGTGACCGCCGGGCGCGACCCCGACTTCGAGAGTCTGCTGATGCCGGCAATGGTGCTGGCAGGCACGTCGATGGCGTACATCCTGCGCCTGACCCGCACGTCGGTCGCGGAGAACCTGACGGCGGACCACGTCCGCACGGCACGGGCCAAGGGCCTCTCGCGCGGCAAGGTCACCAACCGGCACGTGCTGCGCAACTCCCTGATCCCGGTCGTGACCTTCATCGGCGCGGACCTGGGCAACCTGATGGCCGGATCCATCGTCACCGAGGGGATCTTCAACATCAACGGCGTCGGCGGCACACTCTTCCAGTCCATCACCCGCGGCGAGAACGTCACCGTGGTCGCCATCGCGACCATCCTCGTGCTCGTCTACATCGCCGCCAACCTGTTCGTGGACCTGCTGTACGCGGTCCTGGACCCGAGGATCCGCTATGCCTGAGAACCGCTATGACAAGGGCCCGCGCCCGGGCCAGGATCGCTATGTGGCACCGCCGGACGCGGTCTCGGTCGGCGTCGTCGACGCGATCGCCGTCGACGAGGCGCCGTCGAGCATGTGGCACGACGCCTGGCGCCAGATGCGCCGCCGTCCCATGTTCTGGGTGGCGCTCACGATCATTCTCGCCGCGATCGTCGTCGCGCTCTTCCCCGGCGTCTTCGCCACCCAGGGGCCTCGGACGTGTTCCCTGTCCGAGTCCCTCCTCCCGCCGTCGGGCGAGCACTTCTTCGGCACCACCAAGGACGGCTGCGACATCTACTCGCGCGTGATCCACGGTGCACGGCCCTCCGTGACGGTCGGTGTTCTCGCCACGACGTTCGTGGTCCTGCTCGGTGGCGCCGTCGGAGCGATCGCCGGCTACTTCGGCGGCTGGCTCGACACGATCCTGTCGCGGATCACGGACATCTTCTTCGCGATCCCGTTCTTCCTCGCCGCGCTGGTGATCCTGAGCCTGCTGCCGAACCGCAACGCGTTCGCCGTGGCACTCGTCCTCGCGAGCTTCGGATGGACGTCGATCGCGCGTATCACGCGCGGGTCGGTGCTCAGCGTGAAGAACAACGAGTTCGTCACCGCCGCCAAGGCACTCGGCATGAGCAGGATCGGCATCCTCGTGAAGCACGCCCTGCCGAACGCCGCCGCGCCGATCATCGTGTACGCCACGGTCGCGCTGGGCACGTTCGTCGTCGCCGAGGCGACGCTGACGTTCCTCGGTATCGGTCTGCCGCCCTCCACCGTGTCGTGGGGTGGTGACCTGTCCCTGGGCCGCATGATCATCCGCCAGGCCCCCGAGGTCCTGATCTACCCGGCCGTGGCGCTCGGTACGACCGTGCTCGGATTCATCATGATGGGCGACGTCGTGCGCGACGCCCTCGACCCGAAGGCGCGTAAGCGATGACGACGACGATCAACCTGACCGAGGAGACGCCGGAGGGCGCCCGGAAGTCCGACGACAGCACGCCGCTGCTCGAGATCAAGGACCTGAAGATCTCGTTCACCACCGGCTCCGGCCTGGTCGAGGCCGTCCGCGGTGTCGACCTGACCGTGTACCCGGGGCAGTCCGTGGCGATCGTGGGCGAGTCGGGATCCGGCAAGTCCACCACCGCGCACGCGATCATCGACCTGCTGCCCGGGACGGGCAAGGTGACCAACGGCTCGATCACGTTCGACGGGCGCGAGCTCGTCGGCCTGGACCGCAAGGCGACCGAGTACCTGCGCGGCCGCGACATCGGCCTGGTTCCGCAGGACCCGATGTCGAACCTCAACCCGGTGTGGCGCATCGGCACGCAGATCGAGGAGGCCCTGGTCGCCAACGGCTTCCAGGGCACCAAGGCCGAGCGCAGGGCGCGCGTCACCGAGCTGCTCGCTGAGGCCGGCCTGCCCGACGGCGATCGCCGGGCACGCCAGTACCCACACGAGTTCTCGGGCGGCATGCGGCAGCGCGCGCTCATCGCCATCGGCCTCGCGGCGCGCCCGAAGCTGCTGATCGCCGACGAGCCGACGTCGGCCCTCGACGTCACCGTGCAGAAGAAGATCCTCGACCACCTCGAGGACCTCACGAGCGAGCTCGGCACCGCCGTCCTGTTCATCACCCACGACCTGGGCCTGGCGGCCGAGCGCGCCGAGCACCTCGTGGTGATGTACAAGGGCAAGATCGTGG encodes:
- a CDS encoding ABC transporter permease, which gives rise to MLWYIGRRLLQVIPVFLGATLLIYGMVFLRPGDPVAALGGERGLPEAVQDQIREQFHLNEPFFVQYLYFLKGIFTFDLGPDFSGRPVAETIANAFPVTFQLAIMALVIETVFGIGFGLIAGMRKGKFFDSTVLVWTLLLIAVPTFVLGFVAQIIFGVQLGWLPVTAGRDPDFESLLMPAMVLAGTSMAYILRLTRTSVAENLTADHVRTARAKGLSRGKVTNRHVLRNSLIPVVTFIGADLGNLMAGSIVTEGIFNINGVGGTLFQSITRGENVTVVAIATILVLVYIAANLFVDLLYAVLDPRIRYA
- a CDS encoding ABC transporter permease produces the protein MPENRYDKGPRPGQDRYVAPPDAVSVGVVDAIAVDEAPSSMWHDAWRQMRRRPMFWVALTIILAAIVVALFPGVFATQGPRTCSLSESLLPPSGEHFFGTTKDGCDIYSRVIHGARPSVTVGVLATTFVVLLGGAVGAIAGYFGGWLDTILSRITDIFFAIPFFLAALVILSLLPNRNAFAVALVLASFGWTSIARITRGSVLSVKNNEFVTAAKALGMSRIGILVKHALPNAAAPIIVYATVALGTFVVAEATLTFLGIGLPPSTVSWGGDLSLGRMIIRQAPEVLIYPAVALGTTVLGFIMMGDVVRDALDPKARKR